From Lycium ferocissimum isolate CSIRO_LF1 unplaced genomic scaffold, AGI_CSIRO_Lferr_CH_V1 ctg6620, whole genome shotgun sequence:
CGACAAGTGGCTCGACGTTCCCGTCGacgtgttgacggtccgtcgacttgcgcCTGCAGACTATTCCagattcagttcagatttcaCCGATTCGATCCGTTCACCTTCTAACCACGTAAATTACTGGGAATACCTGTTGGTACATTTGCACACCGGATAAGGCACtttctaccttaactttctccaaagAGCTCTTTTCTCtcgcctcaaatgtctttggaatcttaattagaattattaagcatcccttcttacttgtagggtaTCATATACATCTTAACTTGCGTTAATTTATTCACCACACAACAACCTAaaattctgaggtgtaacaatatcgAATTTTGTCCTTTGTCTATGTGATCTCTAGTTCCTCACTCTTCCCATCCTAATTAAGTTCACGTAGAACTCCTTGCattagagagaaagaagagggtCGAAGGAACCCACATTTAGATTtggaaattatatatttataatttctaGTCTCTTGTTGATGACCTAGTCATCTTACTTGTTTTGGTTCTAGATAGGGGTGGCAAATGGGTGGGTTTCCTTGGATTTGGGCaggttgaaaatattttgaacaaAAATGGGTTGAGTTTCAATCCGCCCATATTTCATGTGGGTAAAATATGGGTTGGGTGATAAACGggttgattatgtgttaaaCCATATTATGCAAGTGCAATATTATTTCTAGTGtaatgtttataattttttctttttccaaattaaattaattttttcatatatttataattgaatattatgaaataGAAACTTCGAGGGTTGGGGTGGGGAAAGAgaggggagggggggagggggcAAAGGGGTCATGGAGGGGGTGGgggaagagaagaaaaaagttcccattttttataaaatttggtTTGGAGGGTGGGGGGAGGCGGGGTGGGGTGGTTGGGGGGGGGTAAGAAATATTACTCACTTTTGTCATGTGTGTCTTTCATAATATTCCCATGATTGTCTCATGACATTGCCAAACATAGTCCTCACAATATTACTTCCATCCTGCATAGTGTAGCTTCACCCCCCGACAGCACGTCTAAGCCAATGAACCCTTGCTTGCAAAGTTAAATCGTTGTATTAAAGCAGACGCAAATTTTACTAGCGTGAGGTTGAAGAGGTTCTAGTGGTGGATGAAAGGAGCATTATTGGGGATTTAGAGATAAAAGGGTTCAACGGGTTAGGGGAATCGGGGTCTTTGTTCtgcattttatatttttagttttatttctttttttcctttttctaatttactGTTAATTGTACAAACTACCGACAATGAAGAGAATAAACACTAATTACCACACGGAACAAACTAAGAgattcaaaataaagaaaaacaaataaatagatATTTATAGAATTAATTTATCCAATTTATgcgaaaattttcttttattattttttcccaaaattatgACACTATCTTATACTAgtatttaaaaatcaattaacTTCAAACTTCTTATTTTATACTTGATGAAATGATTTACCGTCACTCAGAATGTCTATGGTTTGTTTTAgataaaaaaattcttaaatcTTTATTACTTTCTAAAACTCCTTACCCTATTAAAAACTGCACATGTATTAGAAAGAATGGAGTAAATATAGAGAAATATGCTAATTATAGTAAGAAATCCAAAAGCGGCTATTAAACTCTTATTATCGTCGTctatacatttttttatttatttataataatttcaatttaataataataataataataataataataataataataataataataataacaattttTAGAGATTAATTATGGAGTTCATCCCAGCTAAAAAGAACTGACCAAAATTAGCATTATCTTAGAAATCCCCTAAAATTTAGCCATAAATTTGGCTAGGATGCGTCCTAGCAACTTTTTAGCTAGCGATTAGCTAGGGGTTGTGTTCCTAGCTAAATCACAATCTGTTGAGACATTTTTTTAGCACCAAAATCGAATTCCCGCTAAAATTTAGCTAGGAAACATCCTAGCTAACATATTGCTAGGAATTAGCCACGGATTGTATCCTAGCTAAACCACAGtcatttggaaaaagaaaattggCGCCAAATTGGAATTCCCGCTAAGAATTAGCCATAGATATTTCTAGGAAAATGTTCTAGCTACAGTTTAGCTAGGAATCGGCCCTAGCCAATTCCTAGCAATATTCTGACTAAATTTTCAGTCGAATTTTTTTGCAAGGGAATGACACTTTTCTAGATAAATCCCTAGCTACTGTTGAATATTAGCTACGGATCTGTATTTCCTAGATAGAATCCCTAGCTAATAGCCTGTTCTCTTGTAGTGATTGCTATCTATTtcttaatttatattttcattttagggTCAATTTTAAAGTTTCTTGGAGGAGTttccactactaaaaaaaacaggattttcgaccaaaaatttcgaccacacgaGGTCGAAAAGGCCTTTATTTCGACCAATTTTTCGACCACACGCGGTGGTCGCTAATCGGTAggtcgaaattttttttcgacCACACGTGGTCGCAATCACATTCTACCGAATATAAGGGAAAAttattttcgaccacatgtggtcgaaaaattatttttatattaaattatatatttaactttttcgactacgtgtggtcgaaaacattatttatatttaaatatataaaaaaatttgcaCAATTTCGACCACTTGTGGTCGAAATTGTaaattaaattccaaattttcgaccacatgtggtcgaaattgcAACCATATTGctaaatttcgaccacatgtggtcgaaattgtaTTTTTCTGGGTACAATTTCGACcacgtgtggtcgaaatttaGCAATATGGTTGCCagatttcgaccacatgtggtcgaaaatctGGAATATTTTTTCCAGCATTTGCCTGTTTTTGACATCCCACCTGCCAATTttcaaataaccaaattcatcaaccaaaaGAGTcatccaattcatcaacaattcaacacaacaaccataaaCAATGTTCAAACACTTGAACACTTAAACATTGtccattcaaacacttaaacatcataaactacgttcaaacacttaaacatcttaaaattaaaagtacttCTAGTTCAAATTAAAACCACATTCAAACccttaaacataatatacatatccattTAAACATAGCAAATTAGAATCCAAAAGCACATTAATCAAAAAGGTCAATGTTCGGTGTTAGAGACATGATCGGTATCCTCCCCACTAGACTCATCGACAAGAGCATGATTTATGTCGACTTGCGACCAACGTCGTCTACCTTGGGAAGGTCGGGGTTGGCTAGGAGGCGTGACCTACGAGCATCCCCGAGGACACGGGGGAATCGGAAACGACGCGAATTAAGTAAGCTATTAATCCGGGCTTCCATACCCAACATCCACGGCCTCCGAGGAATTAAGTGTTCTTGTTAGCGAGTCAACTTGATGCTTTCATAGCTTCATACTCCTTAGGATCAACCGTCCCATCATCAGTAACACCTACGGCTTCAAGGGCCGACGGGTATCGACGAAAGGCTCGATTAGGCATCCCATAAACTGTCCCATGCCTTGTTGGGGGAGCAACCTTCTCAATCCATTGTTGCTGTATTAACTCATCGGTCATCTGCGTGGTACTTGGCTGAGTGGCTCGAAACTCCCCAAAGTGTTGTTGAAATTCGTTCTGAAATTAAAGGATGCAATGTTAATAGTCTAATttagtacaaaaaatatattattattgttaactAACGACTTACCCAAGTTCGCTCAGCCCTTGGCTCAACCCATCGATCTGTACCATCAGCGTTCTTCTCCTTCCTCGTGTGAGTTATCTTAAAGATCTCATCTTGAGGTACCGCCTGACCCCTCTGGAGCTCCTACAAACAAAtcaaaattaacaattaaaaaagTTCGCAAAAACTGTCCTAAAAatagtccaaaaaaaaaatagaccaCAAAAACAGTGCCCAAAAACAGTCCATAAATGACCaaaaacagtaaaaaaaaaaaaaaaaaagtctagaaaaaacaGTCCGCACAAAACAGTCCCAAAAAactgtccaaaaaaaaaaaacagtccgTAAAACAATCCCCAAAaacagtccaaaaaaaaaacagtctAGAAAAAACAGTCCACAAAAGCAGTCCCAAAAAACTGTCCAAAAAAATagtccccaaaaaaaaaacagcccaattcgcccatttgacacccctactaCAACCTAACAAGTGTTTGAATTGAGGCTTCTTAAAAGAAGGAACAAGTTGTGGTTGGTTATATAAAATTCCCAAAAACTGTCCAAAAATGTCGATTCATTTGACCTCATTCTTGTCCAATTTTATGTGGAAGTCCTATAAGTTATCTATGTTTTAACAGGCATATAAATTTAACTAAAACCAACTAAAAATACACCTAAAAAAAGTCCCAAATCGAAGTGAACATACTAAGATGATTAAAATTTAATCCCGAGTAATTCGCATAGAAAATAtagttattttttctttcattgtGCCCTAAAATATATTCTAAGAGATTGTATATAAATCTTTTgatataattttctttaatgtgatcttagatctatctttATCTTCTTGTACCACCTTCATCTGACATGATTTTACACATAGAGTGAAAAATCTGAAAGG
This genomic window contains:
- the LOC132045422 gene encoding uncharacterized protein LOC132045422, yielding MFLEFRPDWIQDEWWKDLLHYWATDPTFLKRSENGKAARASVKGGSLHTSGATSQVDLMKRLELQRGQAVPQDEIFKITHTRKEKNADGTDRWVEPRAERTWNEFQQHFGEFRATQPSTTQMTDELIQQQWIEKVAPPTRHGTVYGMPNRAFRRYPSALEAVGVTDDGTVDPKEYEAMKASS